The uncultured Desulfuromonas sp. genome has a segment encoding these proteins:
- a CDS encoding M23 family metallopeptidase: MKTLKSFFMLIIVAALIGGGYYYFRDTAEPQLTLDPPAGSIQKNSILTLTLDDATSGLAHVEVKILQQGKEIPVLNKDYPLETFQVREELPMGNLLLEDGPLTVEVTAVDRAVYHFGKGNTATAAISLTRDSRPPIISVHSVAHNLNQGGAGLIAYSVSEPVTRSGIQIGDAFFPGYEQPSGVYLCLFAFPYNVDAEEIPRLIAEDRAENISMGGFYYHLNRKNFRSDKIGISDGFLNSKMPQFQHLFPGATTPLDVFLKVNRELRPKNRARLIDIGHDTATTFTWTKAFIRQPNAANRAMFGDRRFYVYNGNKIDQQTHLGIDLASIARADVPASNSGRVVFAEFMGIYGQCIIIDHGLGLQSLYAHLSRMDVQVGDQIERGQIIGKTGATGLAGGDHLHFGIIISGTPVNPVEWWDKNWVTNNITGKLDLANR; encoded by the coding sequence TTGAAAACACTCAAGTCTTTCTTCATGCTCATCATTGTCGCCGCACTGATCGGTGGCGGTTATTATTATTTTCGTGATACCGCAGAACCGCAATTGACCCTCGACCCGCCGGCCGGCTCCATCCAGAAAAATTCGATCCTCACCCTGACTCTGGATGATGCGACCAGCGGCCTAGCCCATGTTGAGGTGAAAATTCTCCAGCAGGGCAAAGAGATTCCGGTCTTGAACAAAGACTATCCACTGGAAACCTTTCAGGTTCGCGAAGAACTGCCCATGGGAAATCTGTTGCTGGAAGACGGTCCGCTGACCGTTGAGGTCACCGCCGTCGACCGCGCTGTTTATCACTTTGGCAAGGGCAATACGGCGACCGCGGCCATCAGTCTGACCCGCGACAGCCGTCCACCGATTATCTCGGTCCACAGTGTCGCGCATAATCTCAATCAGGGCGGCGCCGGATTGATCGCCTACTCCGTTTCCGAGCCGGTCACCCGCAGCGGCATTCAAATTGGCGATGCATTTTTTCCCGGTTATGAGCAACCGTCCGGGGTCTACCTGTGCCTGTTTGCCTTTCCGTATAATGTGGACGCCGAGGAAATCCCGCGGCTGATCGCTGAAGACCGGGCCGAGAATATCAGCATGGGCGGTTTTTATTACCATCTCAACCGCAAAAATTTCCGTTCGGACAAGATCGGCATCAGCGACGGATTTCTCAACAGCAAGATGCCGCAATTCCAGCATCTGTTTCCCGGTGCAACCACGCCACTGGACGTATTTCTCAAGGTTAACCGTGAGTTGCGCCCTAAAAATCGCGCCCGCCTGATTGATATCGGCCATGACACGGCGACGACGTTCACCTGGACCAAAGCGTTTATCCGCCAGCCGAATGCAGCCAACCGGGCCATGTTTGGCGATCGTCGTTTCTATGTTTACAACGGCAACAAAATCGACCAGCAAACCCATCTCGGCATCGATCTGGCCTCCATTGCCCGCGCCGACGTTCCGGCCAGCAACAGTGGCCGCGTTGTCTTTGCCGAATTCATGGGCATTTACGGCCAGTGCATCATCATCGACCACGGTCTCGGCCTGCAAAGTCTCTATGCGCACCTCAGCCGTATGGATGTTCAGGTGGGGGACCAGATTGAACGGGGCCAGATCATCGGCAAGACCGGCGCCACAGGGCTGGCCGGTGGCGATCATCTTCACTTTGGCATTATTATCTCGGGAACCCCGGTCAATCCCGTTGAATGGTGGGACAAGAACTGGGTGACCAACAACATTACCGGCAAGTTGGATCTGGCGAATCGTTAA
- the dcd gene encoding dCTP deaminase translates to MILSGKEIERRLGCDILIDPFRPEQLNPNSYNLRLHDELMIYTDPVLDMKQPPQTEAVSIPAEGLVLEAGRLYLGRTIEHTTTHNLVPMLEGRSSIGRLGLFVHVTAGFGDVGFSGYWTLEIFCIHPIRIYAGVEICQIFYHTIEGDHTVYNSGKYQNNTGIQPSLLHRDFSSSP, encoded by the coding sequence ATGATTTTATCGGGAAAAGAGATTGAACGCCGTCTCGGCTGCGACATTCTGATTGATCCGTTTCGCCCCGAACAGCTCAATCCCAACAGCTACAACCTGCGCCTGCACGACGAACTGATGATCTATACGGACCCGGTTCTCGACATGAAACAACCGCCGCAAACCGAAGCGGTCAGCATTCCTGCCGAAGGTCTGGTTCTTGAAGCCGGCCGTCTTTATCTTGGCCGCACCATCGAACACACCACCACCCACAATCTCGTGCCCATGCTTGAAGGACGTTCATCCATCGGTCGCCTGGGCCTGTTTGTCCATGTTACCGCCGGATTCGGTGACGTCGGTTTCAGTGGTTACTGGACGCTGGAAATTTTCTGCATCCACCCCATCCGCATCTATGCCGGCGTTGAAATCTGCCAGATTTTTTACCACACCATCGAAGGCGACCATACTGTCTATAACAGCGGCAAATACCAGAATAATACAGGAATTCAGCCAAGTCTGCTCCACCGCGATTTTTCCAGCTCTCCTTAA